In a single window of the Agrobacterium vitis genome:
- the rseP gene encoding RIP metalloprotease RseP produces the protein MAVIGFLTGYIIPFVLVLSLIVFVHEMGHYLVGRWSGIKILAFSLGFGPELIGFNDRHGTRWKLSAIPLGGYVRFFGDADASSKTDTAEFEALSPEDRARTLNGAKLWKRAATVAAGPIANFLLAILIFSVTFSLYGKPVSDPVVAEVKPASAAADAGVQPGDTLVALDGSSVKTFDDVVRYVSVRPLVPIVVTVKRGESQLDLSMTPRRTETTDRFGNKMEVGQIGIMTTAASGNFRVEKLGLVDSVRAGVEQTWNIVTGTYDYLANLFAGRMNADQLGGPIRVAQASGQVATLGAVALLQLAAVLSVSIGLLNLMPVPVLDGGHLILYALEAVRGKPVSAGAQEIAFKVGMVMILSLMVFATWNDISRLIG, from the coding sequence ATGGCTGTTATCGGTTTTCTGACGGGTTATATCATCCCCTTCGTCCTGGTCCTGTCGCTGATCGTTTTCGTGCATGAGATGGGCCATTACCTGGTTGGGCGCTGGTCGGGGATCAAGATTCTCGCATTCTCGCTGGGGTTCGGCCCGGAGCTGATTGGCTTCAATGACCGCCATGGTACGCGCTGGAAGCTGAGCGCCATTCCGCTGGGTGGTTATGTGCGCTTCTTCGGTGATGCCGATGCGTCCAGCAAGACCGATACAGCGGAGTTTGAGGCGCTGAGCCCTGAGGACCGCGCCCGCACGCTGAATGGCGCAAAATTGTGGAAAAGAGCCGCCACCGTTGCCGCCGGGCCAATCGCTAATTTCCTGCTGGCAATTTTAATTTTTTCGGTAACCTTCAGCCTTTATGGAAAGCCCGTTTCCGATCCTGTCGTGGCAGAGGTCAAGCCTGCGAGCGCGGCGGCTGACGCCGGTGTGCAGCCCGGAGATACCCTGGTGGCGCTCGATGGCAGCAGCGTCAAGACCTTCGACGATGTGGTGCGCTATGTAAGCGTTCGCCCGCTTGTGCCAATCGTCGTCACGGTCAAGCGTGGTGAGTCCCAGTTGGACCTGTCGATGACGCCGCGCCGGACCGAAACCACCGACCGCTTCGGCAACAAGATGGAAGTCGGCCAGATCGGGATCATGACGACGGCGGCCAGCGGCAATTTTCGCGTTGAAAAACTGGGGCTTGTCGATTCGGTCCGTGCTGGCGTCGAGCAGACCTGGAATATCGTAACCGGCACCTATGATTATCTCGCCAACCTGTTTGCCGGTCGGATGAATGCCGATCAGCTGGGGGGACCTATCAGGGTTGCGCAGGCGTCCGGTCAGGTTGCCACCTTGGGTGCCGTTGCTTTGCTGCAATTGGCTGCCGTTTTGTCAGTTTCCATTGGGTTACTGAACCTTATGCCGGTTCCGGTGCTTGATGGTGGCCATTTAATCCTCTATGCGCTAGAGGCAGTACGCGGAAAACCAGTCAGCGCCGGTGCGCAGGAAATCGCGTTCAAGGTGGGAATGGTCATGATTCTGTCGCTGATGGTGTTCGCAACATGGAACGACATCAGTCGGTTGATTGGCTAG
- a CDS encoding phosphatidate cytidylyltransferase, producing MTRELRLRILSSIVMVIVVLAATWTGGLPFRGLAALIGLAVFWEWSTMTRLGEVSIRGLAIGWLSVAVIAGNVVAGDTSLSLPLLSGFTLTLVFLTFLRRWSWWLAGGVFYAGACIVTLAAIRDDDAIGFVAMLFVFVIVWSTDIFAYFVGRTLGGPKLAPRISPGKTWSGAVGGTVAAVIGGYAVTASYFTVYGWWIPVLALVLSICSQMGDLFESFVKRRCGAKDSSHLIPGHGGVMDRVDGLATASFAAFLIAMIVAAINNGVTDSVGGLLFDFAGH from the coding sequence ATGACCAGAGAACTCAGACTCCGTATCTTGTCTTCCATCGTCATGGTAATAGTGGTGCTCGCCGCCACCTGGACCGGCGGCCTACCTTTCCGGGGGCTCGCCGCCTTAATCGGCCTTGCCGTGTTCTGGGAGTGGTCAACGATGACCCGGCTCGGCGAGGTCAGCATCCGTGGCCTTGCCATCGGCTGGCTTTCGGTGGCGGTCATTGCCGGCAATGTTGTGGCGGGCGATACCTCTTTGAGCCTGCCCTTGCTTTCCGGTTTCACGCTGACGCTGGTTTTCCTTACATTTCTGCGTCGCTGGTCCTGGTGGCTTGCCGGAGGCGTATTTTATGCCGGAGCCTGTATCGTGACTTTGGCGGCCATTCGCGATGATGATGCGATCGGCTTTGTCGCCATGCTTTTTGTCTTCGTCATTGTCTGGAGCACGGATATCTTCGCCTATTTCGTCGGTCGCACGCTCGGTGGCCCGAAGCTGGCGCCTCGCATATCGCCGGGCAAGACCTGGTCGGGCGCCGTCGGCGGAACCGTGGCTGCAGTCATCGGCGGTTATGCGGTGACGGCATCCTATTTCACGGTCTATGGCTGGTGGATACCGGTCTTGGCGCTGGTGCTTTCCATCTGCAGCCAAATGGGCGATCTGTTCGAATCCTTCGTCAAGCGCCGTTGCGGTGCCAAGGATTCCAGTCATCTGATTCCCGGCCATGGCGGCGTGATGGATCGGGTCGACGGATTGGCGACCGCAAGCTTCGCGGCATTTCTGATTGCTATGATCGTTGCTGCAATCAACAACGGAGTGACCGATTCGGTTGGCGGACTGCTGTTCGATTTCGCTGGTCACTGA